caataattaggtaagagtaaattgccattttagtccttgagttttgtccaaatttgccattttagtctaaatagtttttttttcgcctctgggtccctgacttttcccttttgttgccattttgatcacatacactaactccatccaaaaactccatctttaaccaggggtattttgaggattttcattttaaatgttttcaattgccatttgatccaattccaaaaaatccaaaaaattctaaaaaatcataaaaattctaaaaaattctaaaaaatccgtttcggcacgaaccgtttcgaacccgaaccgtttcgagctgaaccgtttcgacgcaaatcgtttcgacccgtaccgtttcgagctaaatcgttttgacgcgaaccgtttcgacccgtaccgtttcgaagccgaaccgtttcaagctgaaccgttttaacccgtaccgtttcgaagccgaaccgtttcaagccgtaccgtttcgaaccgaaccgtgccttATCGAAccaaaccgtttcgagctgaaccgtttcgacggttcgggtcaaaacggttcgcatcgaaacggtatggttcgaaacggttcgcgttgataaggcacggttcgcgtcgaaacgattcagctcgaaacggttcgggtcgaaacggttcagctcgaaacggttcggttcgagacggttcagctagaaacggttcagctcgaaacggttcgcgtcgaaacggttcggctcgaaacggttcgcgtcgaaacggttcggctcgaaacggtacgggtcgaaacggttcggctcgaaacggtacgggtcgaaacgtatcgcgtcaaaacggttcagctcgaaacggttcgggtcgaaacggtacgggtcgaaacgcttcgcgtcgaaacggttcgggttcgaagtggttcgcgccgaaacggattttttggatttttttgaattttatagaatttttatgattttttagaatttttattatttttattattttttggattttttttgattttttggaatttttttgattttttggagttggatcaaaatggcaattgaaaacatttaaaatgaaaatccctaatatacccctggttaaagatgaagtttttggatggagttagtgtatgtgatcaaaatggcaacaaaaggaaaaagtcagggacctagaggcaaaaaaaaaactatttagactaaaatggcaaatttagacaaaactcagggactaaaatggcaatttactcattaGGTAATGATGATGAAGGAtttaaaccattgcatgcaagttaaaggAATAAGCTTTAAAGCCCCCTGTGTAACGTGGTAATAAAGTCACGCTGAAATGACGTAATAAAGCCCTAGGGACTTTATACCACACCGTATAGCCTAAGAACCTCATTGATGGTAATGGACTAATGATAGAGAGAGGGTCTTACCAACTCTtttgtatttatattttggaTATAATAGTTAAATAatgataaaaaattatatatgtaaAAGGAGGAAAAAATATTTGGGCCACGAAAAAGACGGGCCCTGTGGCATCACACCACTTACACCCCTTCAAAACCGGCCTTGTGTAGTGATACACCCTCGATGTATTTTCCGTGGTTTGTTCGTCTAAACTAAATGGATGAATTTTTCTTGGTCACAAATGAAATAAGAAGGTTCACCCAGTTTAAATCAACACGTATTAATGTAAGAAGTTAGAACCGATTAAAAATGTATCAATAGTTACATGATTGTTAATGTCGGAagtaattatatttaaaaattggCATAGTAATAATATAGGATGATTATATTTCCAATCTTTCATATTATTGACATCACAAAGATGCCATTTTCTTTTCGGTAACTACCACGTTGTTTATAAGGTCAACTAAACCAGTAGtttaactagtttaatacccgtccgttgAAGAGGTTACTTTAAAAGTAAACATGTATTTTGTTCATGATTAACATCAACAACAAAGATGACAACattttataatttattttctatatatTTCATACTAATGATTAATTACCACAAAACAAAATCCAATTTCAACTTTAAAGATTCAATTATTATGAGGAAATGGTCTATTTTGCCCCTTCCCTTGATTTTTATTTCAACCGCATTAAACGCAAATATAGTAGGGCTCTATAAGCTTCCTAAAGTTGGCTCCAGCATAAACTGTTTCTGACCCGAGTTCTTCTTCAATCCACAAGAGGAACACAAAATAACGACGTTCAGAATGATATTAAGGGATAAGGGTGAAGAAACAAACCTTGCCGACAATAGCAGGGCCGATAATAGTATTCTCGTTAGCAATGTTTGAAAAAGGGAGTTAGATATTCATTAGCATCAACTCCAATTAGCTTCTTCACACAATAGATTTTCCCGTGCATTGCAGCCAACATTAATGGAGTCTCATACATAATAATCAAATTACACAAATTCAATAAGCATCTAAAGTATATATGAATATATTAGTGTAGCAATCAGATAAACGCTTACGAGTATCAGGTATCCTTCCTTTCTAGACACATATCCCTTTCATGATTAAGTACAACAATACAATTAGAACTAAGATAAACGCGATCAATTTGAAACAATCAATCATTTCAAAGTAATCTTTATAATAAATTTTAACATATAGATTatttacaaaatttaaaaaaaaaaatgttgctAAAGCTAGAGGGTGTGGTTTAAAGCCCTAGGGGCTTTATTACGCCACGTAAGCGCCACGTAGTGACGTAGGCGACACATAAGCAGGATGCTTTATCGCTAACTTACACGGTGTGGAATAACGCCCCttttaattatattaaaaaaagataaataaaaaaaatctgattGGTTGATGAAGGTGGGGCCCCTTGATTTCTTCCTCTCACGCCTGCTATTCCTTTGGCGGAAGCCAAGGATAGCGCCCCATTAACGAAGGCGGGGTAGTGTAGGGCACCATAGGGCGCTAAAGTTGATGAGGCGGCGGGGGGTGCGAAGCCACACCCCCTGGCCTAAAGAAATATACCAGTTTTTACCTAATGATTATACTACAAGAAAAACTAAAGAAGTAGAAAGATTTAACCTGGATTCAAAAGTAATGTCTTCTCCTTGTTCCCTGAACCATTCTGTTTCACAAAGGTTGTCAAAGTGTAGTCTATTGTTTCTAGCCCTTCAACCCTTACTTCACTATCAttcataaaataatattttataaacaATTTATCGTTAATCATAAATAttgagaaaaaaatatatataacatgTAGATGTAGATCCCTTACCTTATGTCAAAAACAGAGAGATATGAATGATGAGCAAAAGAGAAACTAAAAGTTTTCCTATTAAAATTCCTAATGCAAGATACCAATGTCAAATTTCCATCCATCCAAAGTGAGACTCTAAGCCGAAACTCAAAGATGTTGAAAACATATTTCATTAGCCGGTCAAAATTTATTCGTAACCGGTGAAAATTTATTGAACCATAAAATATTAGCAACAAAAGAAAAGGGTTGAACAGTCTAAAACTAAGAAAAGTTTACAACCTCTTACATTACTATATCAATAACTGGATCATTATTATTCTTAATATTACTCTTTTGAACCTAAAAAAGTTAATATTACTCTTTTGAACCTAAAAAAGAAACTGACTACAAAAATCCCCATTTGTGCATTAAGGTTTAAGACAACGGTGCAAATATATAAGAAAAAAGTTCACCCGAAGCAAGGCTAATATAGAACCTGTGTGGCCAAAAGTTGAGATCTTCTTCTGACGATTACCGTAGCAAACCAGCAAAAGATTTCACAAGGAGCTACGTCATCTTCAAGTGGAGCAATTGTTCTATAAAAGAAAATTATGAAGTTATAACCACATGATAGCTAGCTATATCTAGTAGAAATTTAATCGAACAACTGGTAGGAAAAACCATTCCCAAAAACCATGCTCAAGCAATTGTTAAGAAATTAGTGTTTGATTAGTTACCTTAATGGCCAAAAAGGACTTATAAAATATTAATCGAATTAATCCGTGTCTTGTTGGACGCCTGTAAACCTAAACAAAAAAGAAGTTGAAGCCTAAATTAACAAATCTATTGATGAAAATTCAAGCATTAAAAACTTCTATAAGAAACAACACAACTGTCCAAGTGCATGCTCAAAAAAAATTATGtcaagaaaatttattttttatgcTTAGTAGGATACAACTTTTCATCTCCTAGAACAGCATAAATGAATTGAGTTTCCCAGGTTTAGGAAACATGTCTTGAATAACTTTAACAGCGCCTATGTTTCCACAAGATCGATTATCCTATAACAAAATCATACAAATTTAGTTTATATCAAAGCTGATTATCAGTACAGTATTAATAAATTACATAGACATACCACTGTGGTTACACGATTAGAGTCCTTAAGAAGGCGTAGTGTAGCGTGAGAACCAGCATAGCCCGCTCCTTTGGTTACAAAAACATGAGTAACCCATGTTTTTTGTTGTGAGATCTTCAAAGAACATTGCAAATtaagaaaaattatttaaaaCACATATAATCTAACAAAAAAGGGTCAATTTACTTACATGCCAACTTAAGGGTTGCAACATCCTCTGCATTTAAGTTGTTTCCATCATTCTATCCTTTTCTGGGTTCACACCATCCAGGATCATCCTGTCGTATACATGTAACAACCAATTCTACACATAAACATCCGTATTAGGCTTTTCAACTAAGAATTCCATAAAACCTAAAAAACTGTTATATCAGTAACTAAAACCATTAAAATAAGAGATATTGTACTCACCAAGTAAGGCGACCACAGCAAGAAAGGACGACCCAAAAAAGAAGTAAAACTCGAAAATACCCCCAACATCGAAGAGGTCCCTCCGTACACCACATTCATTCCGTTACAGATGGCACATATTCATCGGCGGAAACTGGTGAAGTGACACGGTCAATTGCTGCAAGCAGTGATTGGCGATTCGCTAACAAAAAAAATGAATACATCGAATCAGTGATGGAAGTTAGATGATAGAGAATGTCGATGTGAAATTGAACGGAAACCTACTGGAGATTGAACGGAGAAGACGAGAAAATAGGTAAGGTTTTACCAATCAGTTGTTGGTAACGGCTCCATGGATTGTTGATGAAATCGAACTACTCCAGTGACTTGTAAAGTTGGATGTATTTTGAATAGCTTTAGGGTTTGGGGGAATAGTTGAAGAATGTAAATATGAGAATGAGAATGGAAGGTTTGTGGCCGATCTATAAAATAATCTACAGGAGTTGCGGTTGTAGTAGCAAGGATTTAGGAGGAGAAAAAGGGTAGTGGGGTGAACCGACCATGAGAAACAAACTGCCCAGAACTACCACAATAGCAGTTAGAAAAATGGAGTTTAAATGGTCAGGATTTAGTTTTAGCAAGATCTAATGGTGGAGATTAATTTAAAAGttggttagacttaatgggttccatatatatatataatttcttCAAAATCGTCTATTTGATTATGGTGACAATCCATAATATTTCCTATTATGTCGGTGAGATCCCACTAAAGATTATTTGATGATAGATTGTTTTGGTTATATTGTTTTGGTTTCAAAATTCATAGTACACAACaaatagataactacataaaggtttataatacaaaaattataacaaAATATAATAGGACATAAATATCAAATATCAAATAACAAATAGTCCATCTAACGTAGTATTCGTTTCATGGATTgtaatggaattggaattggaatgaGAACTCGCGCAGAAATTGAATTTTGATTTGTAATAATGTGTGTTTGTTTTGTAAAATGGAATGAAATTTGGTTGGAATTAGAATATAGATTCCCTTCTCTATAATGTTGTTCAATTGCAATTCATTTTCTTGTTGAAACCAACAAAATACGGAGTGAAATCAAATTTCAATTCTCTCAAGATTCCATTCCATTCTGTGAAACGAACACTACCTAAATTATCTAACAATCTAACATTGAAACTATTTGAACCAACACTCTAGCAAGTTAACAATTCAACAAGAAACAACCTTAACAAATTATAGAAATCGCAGAACATAGAAATTAAAGAATATAACAACTAAAGAATAAAATGTTGGTTTTCGTTTTCCAGAACTTTGTAGGCTACTGATCGAATAAAACATCAACCGCTGAAAGGTTGAAAGCTTGAAATGCGATTGTGAGTTGCATGTTactcagtggcgaagcttgagatttccgattggagggtcgaaaacgtatatacctaaaaatttcttTACGAAACTATATACTCTCAACTATTGTTGCTCGCTAGCCAGAACAGAAAGCTGAAGGGGATTTAGGGTTACTCGTAATTCGTTGGTCGTCTCCCAGATCCGCAAATAAGGCAAATGGGATGGCCGTAGACAAAATAAAATAAGGTAGTGAGACTCGATTAAAATAGCATAGCTAAGTATGTGAAAAAATATTTTGTTCACTCATGTTCATAGGAAATAATAATATTtcgaaacttttttttttgaacggctaacaaATCAATCcggagcactctcggggcacccactggacaaacggagtactccgagagtaacccaagtcgtccaccaccaatttccgggaaaacccggtaacccacccatCCGTAGACACGACAATAAAATTACTGGTAAAACCCGTTTGactcaaggatcgaacccaggttTTCCTGAGTCTCCTATCACTACCCACCGGTGCCTTACCTCGGAAGCACGGAAACGCCATCGAGGTATCGTCTCCCGTCCCGGGGACTGCTAGGGGACGGAAACGGCACGGGGACGGCCGGGAAACGTCCCCGGCATGTTGGGTACGGCCTGAAACGTGCTGCAGAAGGGGACGGGGTTTGGGGACGTGCAAGAAACGTTTCCGTCAAGTTTCCGGCGGCGAATTCCGGCGCCAATGCTGCAACTTCTGCCGGAAACGAGGAAGGTGATCgatcgatatatatatatatatatatatatatatagagagagagagatggaaaCGAGGAAGATGGAAACGGCGAATCCAGCTATTTTAGGTTTAAATTAGTTTGTAGTTTTAGAATTTAATCCCTCAATCTTTCTGTAGTTTACATTTATTCTCTAACTTGTAAATTTTTACATAAAAAGAGTGAAATTAGTTTGTGCATTTTAACATTTACCCCCTTCTATCTTTACTAGTTTACATTTGGTTCTTAAACTTACAAATCTATGAATATaaagtataaaattaacattataatatatgtatataattataaatagctatatttttatacacaaaatagcgggcgctatttcgtcgctatcgctacgtagcatataggtcGTCTGTCGCTATTGACCGCTATTTGCTATCGATAACTATGGTTAACGTTTAATTATATTAGGAAGATATGAGATTTTTGAACCTTTCATCAATATATAACTATTTTGGGGTTTTGTGTTACATTatctttaatatatatttattttttatatgtttttattccTCGTACCCGTCCTGTCCCGTCCCCGCTTCTTGAATTTTTTAGTTTTGTCATTTCCTGTTCTCATACCCGTCCCCATACCCCGTTCCAGTGCATCATAGTGCCTTACTCCTTTTTTGAAAACTTACTTAAACAAAATACATTTTCTTGACGTCAAACACACGTGTCATTGACTGAAATAACAATTCACACATTTCACATTTCTTACCTTCCGCATCATGTTTATAAATTCTGTTCAAATAAAAGAAACAATCAACGGTGGTAAACACTACTATGACGATTATAATCACCTGCAACTCCACCCACCTGCTCCATCAATTTCACACCGTTCAACTAACTTAACTGTCAGAAGGCAAAAAAAATGAAACCGTCTATATATTGACACCTGTAACACCGTATGATCAGGTTGGCACACCAGATCAAATTCAAAATTAAAAATTTAGTTAAATGTAATTTGAGTAGGTATGGTTTACATGAAAACAAATGTTGAATTTTAAGTCTAAAAGAGATATTGCCtacgcttttttttttttaatgagaTAAGGCTTAGAAATTCTTAGGTCCTGGGTTTAATTCTCACAAGTGTTTTTTCTACCAGATTTATTGCCTAGTgaaaatggatatgatcgggtggttccgccggtgacacgataatactccaatggtccgtcagtgatccaaatttattgttcaaaaaaaaaaaaaaaaaaaaagatattcgAAGCCTTCGTGGTTGCATTTTTATGCATTCTGAGTCCATGACGTTACCCACCGTTTGTTAACCGTTAAAAATGagtgttattttcattttttttttaatcatttacCGAGGGTATTGTTGTCTTTAGCTTTTGATAATTACACGAAAGGTCCTAAGGTTTACCCAGATTATGAATTTACCAGTAAAATGACAAAGAATCTCTATTTCGACATTTCGTTACCGGAATCTCGAGCACGGATTGGGTTAGGTTATATTTCTTATTTTTTCATTAATTAGTGTGAATGACCAACATACCCTTGctatttaaaaaacaaaaatagaagagtaaactttcgttttgcttcatgtggtttggtcgttttaacggttttgccctaatcctttaaaaatagtcattttactccctaATCTATGAAGCTTATCTCTATTTCACTCCCAGCCCCTAACGCCATCCAATTCAACTGTTAAATACTGATCACATGCTCCTCACATGagggggcattttagtcttttcccACTCAAACTTTTTA
The Helianthus annuus cultivar XRQ/B chromosome 6, HanXRQr2.0-SUNRISE, whole genome shotgun sequence genome window above contains:
- the LOC110864033 gene encoding putative UDP-arabinose 4-epimerase 2 translates to MQRMLQPLSWHISQQKTWVTHVFVTKGAGYAGSHATLRLLKDSNRVTTVDNRSCGNIGAVKVIQDMFPKPGKLNSFMLF